The nucleotide sequence taccCTCACATCGAACGCCATGACTTACAGCTTTAGAACCATCAAAGATAACTTCATATTCTAATAGCATCTGAATattcaaaatacctaaaataataatccacatttttgcaaatcgcttatttagCAGGTACCTAAcaggaaactgaaatttatcacgtaatgtaattactaattaggttGTTTGAGATAGAAACTGATAATaggtaaaattgaattatttcccCATTATTTGAAGGTttacaatttgataaaataagtTTTGAACTTTGTATGGTTCGTTTTCCACCTGTATGAGATAACCCAACTTCTATTTAATTTTGATAAGGCATTAAATTAGGTAccataataatttattaatactcgtaggtactgcgttgaaatgattttcgtcattttgattttaaaaatacaacgATGTAGGTAGTAACATCAATAAGAATTCTCAAGTGTTCAATCAAACAATTTAATCCAAAATGTGTATgtgtgaaaaaatacctacaagaTTTTGGCGTTTATCAGtattgatgagaatttttgcgatattttgtctactcgtattttgtgtCGTAAACGCGGAGTCTGTAAAGAATCCTCCTCGGTAAATATTTCAACAGAGctgatgggtaatttttaagtTACTTACAGAACGTTTTGGAGAAATTAAATCGTGCCATGTTTTACATAGATTTTACCTACCTGGCGAAGAAAACGAAAATGTCGATGGACAAAACAACGAATATTCACCAATGAAACAGGGtaaaattacctaaatattTTTAGCTTAAAAGTGAACGAATTTAAATTGTATGTAAAGCATACAGCTAAGAGatggagtacctacctacttgatttatctatataggtacctattataatcaatttttattttacgagtgCTATTTAAACAAACTCTGTAGACTGTTCAGTCCACAATGGCCAATTCTTGTGCAAAGATACGGAGAAATGCATCGACTTATCAGAAGCGTGCGACGATGAATGCGATTGCTTCGACTGTTCAGATGAAAGTGCCCTGTGTTGGGAATATAGTGAGCGTTTTGTTCCATAGTAAACTTTTCCAAAGTGCGATGATCATAGATGGTGAATTAAATTAACCTGGGAATCAATTTGCAGATGAAATTCTATGTCAGTCGTGTGATCATTTGTGCTTTCCTTCCCCGCATGGCTCGGTGTGTTTGAGTAGCAACAATACTCGCAAATCCAGTCCATTACTCGTAGGTTTGTGAACATGAAACAATCTACGAGTACAAAATCCTTCCCCTCATAGTCATCTCGCATTTCTTTCAAACTAAACTTAGAATTTTTCTCTAGATCTCCGAGAATGTGGTCCGGATGCAGTTTGTGATCAAAAATGTGTCATGTATGAAGGAATAGAACGATGCTCATGCAGAGAAAATTATCGAGCGAAGCCGGAAACCAAGGGGCGAGAATGCATGAGCGATGGTAAGACCATCTACATGGTTCTCGCATCAGGTTAGATATTTTATTGCATTaatttgtatctttttttttcagtatcttACGAAAATCTTCTCCTGTATTCGACGGATAGTGAAATTAAACTGTACAATTTCACTACCAATGAGGCTCCGGTGATCCGGGAAGATGTCAATTGCCAAGGATTAGCCGCATCTggtgattattattattatggtaCCGCTAAAAACCGAACCGCTCATTTACATAAAACAAGGTGGATGACTGGTGAGACGGATTTGATCATTGAAACATGTACgttgaaatttacctaaataattaatttgtaTTATCTTTAAAAGAGGGATGTGAATTAAATGGTTGTATGTTTTATTTCACCTACCTCGTATTTAGGTACAGATTCATCTATGGTATATTCCATCGATGTTGATTGGATCACTGGTAACATATATTTCTCAACTGATCAGTGCCTTGGAGTTTGCTCCGAAGAAGAATTTTGTACCATAATTACACCTTTATCTTGGTTTGATACGCGCCATCTTGGTTTAGCTCCACGTtcagggtaggtacctatttcaatattcTCTCATACATgatacatagtacatacctagcataatacaaaattatttttataggcTGTTATTTTATTCAGCGGGAACAATATATGACTCAGATAACCTATGCCAAATTATTAGAACGTGGATGGATGGACGTGATACGACAATTATCTATGACGGAAATCTACATCATCCAATGGCATTGACTGTAGATGAATTATCGGAGACAGTTCTTTGGATGGATGCTAATCTCGGGGAAATTCATTCGATACAGTTTGATGGGCAAAACTGGATGAAGAATTCATAACAGATACAAATGCAACATctataaaatatatatatatatactgtcttagagtacattgcgagatccgacatatacacaggcattgcgagatccacccaaaaaaaatccgaaaaatgctaaaaactgaaataataaccctacaacttcgtttgAACGCACGTTgcagtgtgtaaacagtgcctttctatgcattgccgccatcaatttcgcgatccgcataaaccgagatccaccaacggcctaaacctgatttgggggtggatctcgcaagatgcgtcgtttatctattttcaaaaattgtatatatataGATTTCCTCCATGCATTGCGCAGCCCGCAACACCACTCAGACTTTTTCCAGCCCGGGCTTCCTATGgtgtatataatttttttttttttttacttcgattTCATTTTGACCAAGTAATGAAGGCACTCCCAGAGGGGTAAGAAATTACGAAGTTTATGAAATTGATATTACACCGACTTTTAGCAGCCCAACAtatctttttatctttttccaGCCCTCTGTATCTTTCTGCTATGAAGGTCCGCCTTTTTGCGGCCCGGCGACGTTGCCGTGCAATTCCTCGCCAGGTACGAGTGTAACACTACGTTTCGAATTAACAATTCTTCACGTTCTTCACAGCTACCGTCCTCGcgaattcttttcttttttccggCTAAAGTaggaggtttgaaaaatttacttctcacATCGAAataataatgttgttttacttttgaaaaatgattgattcacgaaaaatgattttttttgtacctcagaaatagtcggggagcccacttaacaATAAATTGGACCCCCCCGTCGaccctccgggacaacttttttcttaaagggggagtcctaaggaacatttttagcccttgcactcaaaaaaaaaagtggccctacttacaaaatgacggccattttgattgacaggccagCCGAAGTCgctgattttgcgttccaacataggacttgcacaaaatttttcaaactttacaaaggtagatcgaaagatcaagcaaaaatttatcacctgtcaaaatttcaagtgctaaagtgcgtttttcgatttttggtgaatttttgaaaatcaaattttgtccaaaaatgagggaaaaaatcaaaatcttaccaagtTGAccaaacaagctgaaatttgggatacaccctattttcgaaatgccaaatcgattgggaacggtttcaaaccgttttgagtagttctggagcctccatcaaatttttgaaactcgaaattcccacaaaattttaccaaagtggagttagaaagctgcaatttattctgcaaactaatttcaatacgctacgaagtcaactgcagggggatttcaagtcgttttggagcctccggcgactttttgaaaattcctggagcctccagtagatttttgaaactttaaatttcctaaaaatgtcatcaaacggagatggaaagacgaaattctttctgcaaactaattttaatacgctacgaagtcgtctgctggtggatttcaagtcgttttggagcctccagccacgtttttgaaaggtcgtatgggatttgaaaccaccatgtagtcttgTAGTCGagttcatatcgtattgaaattagtttgcaaagtaaatttcagcttgccaaactacttttggtaaaatgtttcgggaatttcatgtttcaaaaatctactggaggctccagtaattttcagaaattcgctggaggctccaatattatttgaacccacctgaagtcgtctgcAGAGGGTGTTAAAGTTGGAGCGTAAAgtaaattttcgctttccatctccatttgacgaaattttgttaaaatttaaagtttcaaaaatctactggaggctccaggaattttcaaaaagtcaccggaggctcccaaacgacttgaaatccccctgcagttgacttcgtagcgtattgaaattagtttgcagaataaattgcagctttctaactccactttggtaaaattttgtgggaatttcgagtttcaaaaatttgatggaggctccagaactactcaaaacggtttgaaaccgttcccaatcgatttggcatttcgaaaatagggtgtatcccaaatttcagcttgtttggTCAacttggtaagattttgattttttccctcatttttggacaaaatttgattttcaaaaattcaccaaaaatcgaaaaacgcactttagcacttgaaattttgacaggtgatgaatttttgcttgatctttcgatctacctttgtaaagtttgaaaaattttgtgcaagtcctatgttggaacgcaaaatcagcGACTTCGGctggcctgtcaatcaaaatggccgtcattttgtaagtagggccactttttttttgagtacaagggctaaaaatgttccttaggactccccctttaagaaaaaagttgtcccggaggatcgacgggggtggggtgcaatttatccttaagtggacTCCCCGACTAAAACtgtaattttctgaaactttCGCTCTCGCTTTGATTTTCAGAGGCCGAAACGGTGAAAAACCACGAATAagaccaaaaaattacgaatttttgattctAGATGTCAGTATACTAACCTTGCAGtagaacatttcaaattttttgtcaagtacatAAAAGCATCGGTTTTGAATATTTGgtattattcaataaatttgttCGAATAACAACATTTGGctaattgagatgaaaaatactggacaggtggggggggggggtctgaggTTAGAAGAAAGTCGGAAAATTTTAGTCTTACCCTCTAACAACACGTTTTGAGGGCCCCCCATGCAATCCGGTCCGTCACTacccatttttcgaaatttgactaTTGAGTCGTTGTAAGGGCCATTTTCATGTAATTCAACTTCGCTGAGTTCTAAAATGCCATTACATTCAAGATCCGAAGGGGAGGACTGccttaaatttgagatttttcaactcggAATTCAGCTTTTCCCCCctcaaaaataccatttttggaCTTAGGGGCGATTTTCGGATTGTACAGGGCATGTTTGATGTATTGGGACCCATGTGAGCCTTCCATATCCCAACCTTACTCCGAGAGTACAAGGGGGGGtgaaaagttgccaaaaagtgacatacgtattttcaacattttcatacTCATAAATTTCATGGTTTTTCAAGCACCCATGGCAAAATGTTAGCCAACAGTTGTTctaatgtcaattttcaaataatatggACCCAAAACTTGACATTTGATTAATATTTCGTGGATTCCAAATTATATTAtttgagaattaaaattaagtaGCAGTCTTTTTGTATAGAATAATGAAATGATGCTTACCTACTGAATTACAACTTTTGATGTCCTTGACTTTGAATTACAagtaaaaattcttgaaaacttcCTTCtgctctcgctttgctcggaataaacgtttttctttttcgtgaATGAGGGattcgaacttttcaaaaatgtaaatatgagaaaaagaaatgacttttctcatcaaaatgaaaatctgtttCACTTCCTtcttaaattatgaattttcagaagcttttgccctcgctttatTCGAGCTATTGTTGaaacttctttttcaaaatagaaatttttggaaaacactttttaaaatgttctaaAATGTGAAGGCAAAAACATGGGCTAATCGAAAAGTACATAGTACTTAGACTTACTTGTTTTGTTTCATAAACTGGAagcgtttttttcttttgatttgac is from Planococcus citri chromosome 1, ihPlaCitr1.1, whole genome shotgun sequence and encodes:
- the LOC135834481 gene encoding vitellogenin receptor-like isoform X2; translation: MCMCEKIPTRFWRLSVLMRIFAIFCLLVFCVVNAESVKNPPRFYLPGEENENVDGQNNEYSPMKQDCSVHNGQFLCKDTEKCIDLSEACDDECDCFDCSDESALCWEYNEILCQSCDHLCFPSPHGSVCLSSNNTRKSSPLLVDLRECGPDAVCDQKCVMYEGIERCSCRENYRAKPETKGRECMSDVSYENLLLYSTDSEIKLYNFTTNEAPVIREDVNCQGLAASGDYYYYGTAKNRTAHLHKTRWMTGETDLIIETCTDSSMVYSIDVDWITGNIYFSTDQCLGVCSEEEFCTIITPLSWFDTRHLGLAPRSGGNNI
- the LOC135834481 gene encoding vitellogenin receptor-like isoform X1, with translation MCMCEKIPTRFWRLSVLMRIFAIFCLLVFCVVNAESVKNPPRFYLPGEENENVDGQNNEYSPMKQDCSVHNGQFLCKDTEKCIDLSEACDDECDCFDCSDESALCWEYNEILCQSCDHLCFPSPHGSVCLSSNNTRKSSPLLVDLRECGPDAVCDQKCVMYEGIERCSCRENYRAKPETKGRECMSDVSYENLLLYSTDSEIKLYNFTTNEAPVIREDVNCQGLAASGDYYYYGTAKNRTAHLHKTRWMTGETDLIIETCTDSSMVYSIDVDWITGNIYFSTDQCLGVCSEEEFCTIITPLSWFDTRHLGLAPRSGLLFYSAGTIYDSDNLCQIIRTWMDGRDTTIIYDGNLHHPMALTVDELSETVLWMDANLGEIHSIQFDGQNWMKNS